In Nitrospira sp., one DNA window encodes the following:
- the rsfS gene encoding ribosome silencing factor encodes MIARASKATALAVARAMLDKKALDVQVLHVAPLTSIADYLVIGSAESDRQTRAIADFVSEVLSRVGRRPLSLEGTASGQWVLIDFGEVVAHVFRHDTRSHYALERLWSDARSIPVPDHASASAPAPKRQVIQKTTSRKMV; translated from the coding sequence GTGATCGCACGCGCATCTAAGGCCACCGCCCTCGCCGTAGCCAGAGCGATGCTCGACAAGAAGGCCCTTGATGTCCAAGTCCTCCATGTCGCCCCGCTTACTTCAATCGCTGATTATTTGGTCATTGGGTCGGCTGAATCCGACCGACAAACACGCGCCATCGCTGATTTCGTCAGTGAAGTACTCTCGCGCGTGGGCCGACGTCCGCTGAGTCTCGAAGGCACAGCCTCGGGCCAGTGGGTCCTGATTGATTTTGGCGAGGTTGTCGCCCATGTATTCAGACACGACACGCGTTCGCATTATGCCCTTGAGCGCCTGTGGAGCGACGCCCGGTCTATCCCGGTTCCAGATCATGCGTCGGCTTCGGCTCCCGCACCGAAGAGACAGGTGATCCAGAAAACGACTTCACGGAAGATGGTCTAG
- a CDS encoding tetratricopeptide repeat protein, which yields MFKLLVTIFLISAGVFIYGYFRELNPGTVVVHTAPGAEFELSPVTLVLISMALGAVIATLVVGLQQTAHLILNWRSSRLVRRKEKVDTLHRDGTHAFMSKRTIEAITLLEKALAIDPNRVDSLLWLGNIHRSEQNYPEAIRLHHHAQRVDDRNIEILLELGKDLEEAKRYEEALQTLQKILNIEPDNLTALIRKRNLNIRMERWSEALEIQHRLLKANLPTPEKQAEAALLVGCMYEVGRHLLERGHPDKARRYFRGAIKKDRSFLPAYIGMGEILLHEGKTKDAVEILKKVYSRTRSVIILHRLEELFLDQGEPSEIIRVYQEALQQNPQNPVLQFYLGKLYYRLEMVDEAFDLLSTIEGPQDHLLDYHKIMANLYLRKQHFQEAIVELKKALGYKKRVVVPYICTQCQQESVEWTGRCRRCAKWNTLTALPWLEAGHTATGSAAEPSSVRAVPYQGIASPFETV from the coding sequence ATGTTCAAACTGCTGGTCACCATTTTTCTCATCAGCGCCGGCGTATTCATTTATGGCTATTTCCGCGAGTTGAACCCGGGAACGGTCGTAGTCCATACCGCGCCTGGCGCCGAGTTTGAGCTCAGCCCTGTCACACTTGTGCTGATTTCCATGGCATTGGGAGCGGTGATCGCGACTCTTGTGGTGGGGCTGCAGCAAACGGCGCACTTGATCCTCAACTGGCGTAGTAGCCGCCTCGTCCGTCGCAAGGAGAAGGTCGATACACTCCACCGAGACGGAACCCATGCGTTCATGTCGAAGCGCACCATCGAGGCCATCACTCTCTTGGAGAAGGCACTCGCGATCGATCCCAACAGGGTCGATTCGCTCCTATGGTTGGGGAACATCCACCGATCGGAGCAGAATTATCCCGAGGCAATCCGACTCCATCACCATGCGCAAAGGGTGGACGATCGGAACATCGAAATCTTGTTGGAATTGGGCAAGGATTTGGAAGAAGCCAAGCGTTACGAGGAGGCGCTTCAGACCCTCCAGAAAATTCTCAACATTGAACCAGATAACCTGACCGCGCTCATTCGGAAGCGTAATCTCAATATCCGTATGGAGCGGTGGAGTGAAGCGCTTGAGATTCAACACCGCTTGCTCAAGGCCAATCTTCCCACTCCTGAAAAGCAGGCGGAAGCGGCACTGCTGGTCGGATGCATGTATGAAGTCGGCCGTCACCTGCTCGAACGTGGACATCCCGACAAAGCTCGTCGATACTTCCGAGGTGCCATCAAGAAGGATCGCAGTTTCCTCCCCGCCTATATCGGAATGGGCGAGATCCTGCTCCACGAAGGCAAGACGAAAGATGCCGTCGAAATCCTCAAGAAGGTCTACTCACGGACTCGAAGCGTGATTATTCTCCATCGGCTGGAAGAACTCTTCTTGGATCAGGGCGAGCCGAGTGAAATCATTCGGGTCTACCAGGAAGCCTTACAGCAAAACCCGCAGAATCCTGTCCTCCAGTTCTATCTAGGCAAGCTCTACTATCGGCTGGAAATGGTGGATGAAGCGTTCGACCTGCTGTCAACGATCGAAGGGCCACAAGACCATCTGTTGGACTATCACAAGATCATGGCCAATCTTTATTTACGGAAGCAACATTTCCAAGAGGCGATCGTTGAATTGAAGAAAGCCCTCGGCTACAAGAAGCGCGTCGTCGTCCCCTATATCTGCACACAGTGTCAGCAGGAATCGGTCGAGTGGACAGGCCGTTGCCGCCGCTGCGCCAAGTGGAACACGCTCACCGCCCTCCCCTGGCTTGAAGCCGGGCACACCGCTACCGGCTCAGCCGCAGAGCCTAGCTCCGTGCGTGCGGTTCCCTATCAAGGCATTGCTTCTCCCTTTGAAACCGTGTAG
- the bioB gene encoding biotin synthase BioB → MNHATLATKALHDELLTKEECRSVLTTPDDELLALLHAAFQVRSKYFGQTVRLQMLQNAKSGACQEDCHYCSQSSISTAPIERYSLLPQKQMIEGARQAAAAKAQRYCIVISGRSPLDREIGAIAGAVRSIKQEIPIQICCSLGLMSESQAKRLKAAGVDRVNHNLNTSEAFHSSICTTHTFQDRLATIRNARAAGLEICSGGIVGMGEKDEDVIELAMALRDVKPDSIPLNTLHPVVGTPLEKCDHLTPQRCLKVLCLFRFLHPRTEIRIAGGREHNLRSLQPLALYPADSVFVNGYLTTPGAPAPEVWSMIKDLGFTIEVDYQQPVTG, encoded by the coding sequence ATGAACCACGCAACCCTGGCCACAAAGGCGCTGCACGACGAACTCCTTACCAAAGAAGAGTGCCGCTCCGTCTTGACGACACCGGATGACGAATTGCTCGCGTTATTGCATGCAGCCTTTCAAGTCCGATCCAAGTACTTCGGCCAGACCGTCCGCCTCCAGATGTTACAGAATGCCAAGAGCGGAGCCTGCCAAGAAGACTGCCATTACTGTTCACAGTCTTCCATCTCGACCGCGCCGATCGAGCGCTATAGCTTGCTTCCACAAAAGCAGATGATCGAAGGCGCGCGACAGGCTGCTGCCGCCAAGGCCCAACGTTACTGCATCGTCATCAGCGGGCGCAGCCCGTTGGATCGGGAAATCGGTGCAATCGCCGGGGCGGTGCGTTCGATCAAGCAGGAGATTCCTATCCAGATTTGTTGTTCGCTCGGCCTCATGAGTGAATCCCAAGCCAAGCGTCTGAAAGCCGCCGGCGTCGACCGGGTGAATCACAATTTGAACACAAGCGAAGCCTTTCATTCTTCGATCTGCACCACCCACACCTTCCAAGACCGACTGGCGACCATTAGAAATGCCCGCGCGGCTGGACTGGAAATCTGTTCAGGTGGGATTGTGGGGATGGGTGAGAAAGATGAGGATGTCATTGAGCTGGCGATGGCCCTGCGTGATGTGAAGCCGGACTCAATTCCCTTGAACACACTTCATCCAGTCGTCGGCACGCCGTTGGAGAAGTGCGATCATCTGACTCCTCAGCGCTGCTTAAAAGTCCTCTGCCTCTTCCGGTTCCTCCATCCCCGTACCGAAATCCGCATCGCTGGCGGGCGGGAACATAATCTCCGTAGCCTCCAACCGTTGGCACTTTATCCGGCCGACTCAGTCTTCGTGAACGGCTACCTGACGACACCAGGCGCTCCCGCTCCCGAGGTCTGGAGCATGATCAAGGATCTCGGCTTCACGATTGAAGTGGATTATCAGCAGCCTGTGACTGGCTGA
- a CDS encoding DUF4258 domain-containing protein — MSRIVFRIHAVKHMFQRRISEEDVKQVLATGEIIESYPNDIPYPSKLLLGWRGNRPLHIVAADNTDNDETVVITVYQPHPHEWEAGFARRKPR, encoded by the coding sequence TTGAGCCGCATTGTTTTCCGCATCCATGCCGTCAAGCATATGTTCCAACGACGGATTTCTGAGGAAGACGTGAAGCAGGTCTTGGCTACCGGAGAAATTATCGAAAGCTATCCCAACGATATTCCGTATCCCAGCAAGTTATTGTTGGGTTGGCGGGGAAATCGCCCGTTGCATATCGTAGCTGCAGATAATACAGATAATGATGAAACTGTCGTGATCACAGTGTATCAACCTCATCCTCACGAGTGGGAAGCTGGATTTGCACGGAGGAAGCCTCGATGA
- a CDS encoding type II toxin-antitoxin system MqsA family antitoxin, which yields MRCVICKNGHTKPGKATVTLERQETTLVVKNVPAEVCTNCGEEYVDSKAASQLLKTAEEVAQRGVQVDVRSYEAA from the coding sequence ATGAGATGCGTCATCTGCAAGAACGGACACACGAAACCTGGAAAGGCAACGGTCACGCTGGAGCGCCAAGAAACGACACTGGTGGTGAAGAACGTCCCTGCTGAGGTGTGCACGAACTGCGGAGAAGAATACGTGGATAGTAAAGCGGCGTCGCAGTTATTGAAAACCGCAGAGGAGGTTGCCCAAAGAGGTGTTCAGGTAGATGTTCGATCGTACGAAGCAGCATGA
- a CDS encoding zeta toxin family protein has translation MNDRPIRQPRCIIIAGPNGSGKTTFAREFLPREADMVHFVNADLIAGGLSPLHPELAARQAGRLVLTELSRLTRAQKSFAFESTLSGRTYLRLLHRWKADGYRVEIVFLSLSSVHLALQRIAARVRQGGHNVAHGDVRRRFQRGWENFQRLYSPLADKWSVYDNSGNAPQLIEESS, from the coding sequence GTGAATGACCGACCGATTCGACAGCCTCGTTGCATTATTATCGCCGGACCAAACGGCTCGGGGAAGACCACGTTCGCCAGAGAATTCCTTCCGCGCGAGGCCGACATGGTTCACTTTGTGAACGCAGACTTGATCGCGGGTGGCCTCTCTCCCCTCCACCCCGAGTTGGCAGCACGACAGGCGGGACGGCTTGTTTTGACTGAGCTTTCTCGTTTAACTAGGGCACAGAAAAGCTTTGCCTTTGAGAGCACCTTGAGCGGCCGCACGTACCTTCGGCTTCTACACCGATGGAAGGCCGACGGGTACCGGGTCGAAATCGTCTTCTTATCGCTGTCATCGGTACATCTTGCGCTTCAGCGCATTGCGGCACGAGTGCGTCAGGGAGGACACAATGTGGCGCACGGCGATGTGCGCAGACGCTTTCAGCGCGGTTGGGAGAATTTTCAAAGACTATATAGCCCACTGGCTGACAAGTGGTCGGTTTACGATAATTCTGGTAATGCTCCCCAGTTAATCGAGGAATCCTCATGA
- a CDS encoding IS5 family transposase → MQQTFAETSFEQYRKSTRRERFLDEMNRVVPWANLVAVIEPVYPKAEGPGRPPVGVERMLRLHCLQQWFNLSDPAVEEALYDSRAMRQFVGIDLGREPVPDETTICKFRHLLEAHQLGEQLFARIGAHLATQGLQVNQGTIVDATIISAPSSTKNRQKERDPEMHQTKKGNQWYVGMKAHIGIDSQTKLIHSVAATAANVHDSQVLPQLLHGQETRVWGDSAYSGQREVIRQHAPNAKSFVQTKAHRHRPLSEEERARNRTKSKVRAKVEHAFLVIKRIFGWAKVRYRGLAKNTHWLYISCGLANLYVVRRQLLAGDL, encoded by the coding sequence ATGCAGCAGACCTTTGCGGAAACGAGCTTTGAACAGTATCGCAAGTCCACCCGCCGCGAGCGGTTCCTCGACGAAATGAATCGTGTCGTACCGTGGGCAAACCTGGTGGCCGTGATTGAGCCGGTCTATCCCAAGGCCGAGGGCCCCGGGCGCCCGCCGGTGGGTGTCGAGCGGATGCTGCGTCTCCACTGCCTGCAACAGTGGTTCAATCTCTCAGATCCGGCCGTCGAGGAAGCGCTGTATGACTCGCGCGCCATGCGGCAGTTCGTGGGCATTGACCTGGGCCGCGAGCCCGTGCCCGATGAGACGACGATCTGCAAATTTCGACATCTCTTGGAAGCGCACCAACTGGGCGAGCAGCTCTTTGCACGGATTGGGGCGCATCTGGCGACGCAGGGGCTGCAGGTGAACCAAGGAACTATTGTGGATGCGACCATCATCAGTGCCCCCAGTTCAACCAAGAATCGTCAAAAGGAGCGGGATCCCGAGATGCATCAGACCAAGAAGGGCAACCAGTGGTACGTTGGCATGAAGGCACATATTGGCATCGACAGCCAGACGAAACTGATTCACTCCGTAGCCGCGACCGCCGCCAATGTGCATGACAGTCAGGTATTGCCGCAGTTGCTGCATGGCCAGGAGACACGGGTGTGGGGTGACTCGGCCTATAGTGGGCAACGCGAGGTGATCCGGCAGCACGCGCCCAACGCCAAGAGTTTCGTCCAGACGAAAGCCCATCGGCATCGGCCGCTAAGTGAGGAGGAGCGGGCCCGGAACCGGACGAAGTCGAAGGTGCGGGCCAAAGTCGAACATGCGTTCTTGGTCATCAAACGGATCTTCGGCTGGGCCAAAGTCCGGTACCGTGGGCTGGCGAAGAATACCCACTGGCTGTATATCAGCTGCGGGTTGGCAAATCTGTACGTGGTGCGACGGCAGCTGCTAGCGGGAGATTTGTGA
- a CDS encoding toll/interleukin-1 receptor domain-containing protein translates to MGAPVAFSSEWDYPLATAQNSEEAMFHVRELKTKGLIKFHDMTHLLVTHDGWDYANQNPLAMPSLLGAEVDMPNKEKQWDVFICHASEDKNTVVNPLAKELEKHGLQVWLDSSVLTIGDSLRRKIDDGLGGSRFGVVVLSQAFLTKSWPQRELDGLVQRELSEGKVILPVWHKITHAEILKYSAPLADKMAISTEHSIPKLAEQIIQAVQSSTDTGKKATISTPAESTSAESTSHPDPNRISIHPSKQDGLPVMKHETSTQFFSERFARAFPGVRGTQWFRNSTEAIERLAIFFTKPFVFSGAHPIWWWRSGDMHIHDFSILSNDTILLDHQELTVDELAAVNAGSYYQEFLYIKTQPSQPSGLYDISSISDQVALWGYAREEFARFRGRPITRAQYDDGAAVIDGRVVELDGEAQLREIFLTPYNLIIAPHESPINNNEFDETRVELLNRILRAEATVEELASAVLKLPRREYYNR, encoded by the coding sequence GTGGGCGCCCCTGTAGCGTTCTCTTCAGAATGGGACTATCCGTTAGCAACTGCGCAGAATTCTGAAGAAGCCATGTTTCATGTTAGGGAACTGAAGACAAAGGGGTTGATCAAGTTCCATGACATGACACACCTGCTCGTGACACATGACGGGTGGGATTACGCCAATCAGAACCCATTAGCAATGCCATCGCTTCTGGGAGCTGAAGTTGATATGCCAAACAAAGAGAAACAATGGGATGTTTTTATCTGCCACGCGAGCGAGGACAAGAACACAGTTGTCAATCCGCTCGCAAAAGAATTGGAAAAGCACGGACTACAAGTTTGGCTTGACAGCTCGGTATTAACAATTGGGGATAGCCTTCGCCGAAAGATTGATGACGGCTTAGGAGGTTCGCGTTTCGGAGTGGTCGTGCTTAGTCAAGCCTTCCTTACCAAGAGCTGGCCCCAGCGAGAACTCGACGGGCTAGTGCAAAGAGAGCTCAGCGAGGGGAAAGTTATTCTGCCTGTTTGGCACAAAATAACCCATGCTGAGATACTGAAGTATTCCGCCCCACTAGCGGACAAAATGGCCATTTCTACTGAGCATAGTATCCCAAAGTTGGCAGAACAGATCATCCAAGCGGTTCAGTCATCAACTGATACCGGAAAGAAGGCTACGATCTCAACTCCGGCTGAATCAACCAGCGCGGAAAGCACCTCGCATCCTGACCCCAATCGAATCTCCATTCACCCATCTAAACAAGATGGTTTGCCTGTGATGAAACATGAAACCTCAACGCAGTTTTTCAGCGAGCGCTTTGCCAGAGCATTCCCCGGTGTTCGTGGAACTCAGTGGTTTCGCAACTCTACTGAAGCAATCGAACGCCTTGCAATTTTCTTTACTAAGCCCTTCGTGTTCAGTGGCGCCCACCCTATTTGGTGGTGGCGTTCAGGTGATATGCACATCCACGACTTCTCCATCTTGTCGAATGATACAATCCTGCTTGACCATCAAGAACTCACAGTCGACGAGCTAGCTGCGGTGAATGCAGGCTCTTATTATCAAGAGTTTTTGTACATCAAGACCCAACCATCGCAGCCATCAGGGCTATATGACATCTCTTCCATCTCGGATCAGGTTGCACTTTGGGGTTACGCTAGAGAGGAGTTCGCACGGTTTCGAGGAAGACCAATCACAAGAGCCCAGTATGACGACGGAGCTGCCGTCATTGATGGCCGCGTCGTTGAGTTAGACGGCGAAGCACAACTTCGAGAAATATTTCTTACCCCGTACAATCTCATAATTGCTCCTCACGAGAGCCCAATCAACAACAATGAATTTGATGAAACACGAGTTGAATTGCTCAATCGGATTCTTCGCGCCGAGGCCACTGTTGAAGAACTAGCCAGTGCTGTTCTCAAACTCCCCAGGAGGGAATACTACAATAGATGA
- a CDS encoding efflux RND transporter permease subunit, which yields MTNYRPGLSGRIAALFIGSKLTPLIMAGALLLGLFAVVVTPREEEPQIVVPMADVWLPFPGASAKIVEEQLTKPFERKISEIKGVEYVYSISRPGGALIIVRFYVGQQMEQSLVDLYDKLMSNQDLLPPGAEPFVVKPKDVNDIPIVTITLSSEQYGEFELHQLAEQVLEEAKKVAGTSGGFIVGGRARELRVQIDPARVKAYGLTPLQIAAVIRGENRALPTGRFDSRNQNFLVETGRFIRSREDLESLVVGVSDQRPVYLRQVAEIIDGPAEATNYVWFGLGAGDASSDPSRRTSHESPAVTVAIAKQGGVNTVTVAEQVIRKVEDMKGVTVPSDVRVTITRDYGETAQEKANDLLWHLLIAVVAVVLFLGVALGPRPALVVSVTIPLTLALTLFTSMLIGYTINRATLFALIFSTGILVDDAIVVVENTYRHLRLRLRPHDEAAIYAVDEVGNPTILATFTVIASLLPIAFISGLIGPYMRPIPINASIAMFFSLLVAFVVIPWFCRTCYRPGVAVKGVDHKENETGLTAHFYRWALSRLLLRRYLAYSFLSVITLLLVGSCLLFYTRHVVMKMLPFDNKSEIQLVIDMPEGTTLEETAQAAKALTRYVRTLPEVRDYQAYVGTASPFNFNGLMRHYFLRSLPHEADIQVNLVPKAERRTQSHDTAQRIRPSIQEIARQYGANIKVVEVPPGPPVQSVLVAEIYGPEYGRQLAVANEVRALFESTQGVVDVDDSVEADQVKYVFTVDQAKAALVGISSEEIVSTLHMALEGTKVGLVHTPREKSPVQIMLRLPLAERTGLEHLGELGLRTKNGGIVQLSELLTVERTVQDKAIYHKNQKPVVYVTADVGGPGAEKAESPVYGVLGVGKKLKDYRPIEGYRIEQHYVSQPWSEDKFAMKWDGEWQITYETFRDMGIAFAVAMLLIYLLIVGQFQSFLTPLIIMAPIPLTLIGILPGHWLTGSYFTAPSIIGFIALGGIIVRNSILLVDFIQLQERTGVPLLEAVIKAGAIRTRPILLTAAALMVGAFVIIFDPIFQGLAVSLLFGVGASTLLTLFVIPLLYYRIVGQAPQSGRPSADIAMGNGAAVIHHVQAEGVSV from the coding sequence ATGACGAACTATCGTCCCGGCCTTTCGGGCCGCATCGCCGCCCTCTTCATCGGGAGCAAGCTGACGCCGCTCATTATGGCGGGGGCATTGTTGCTGGGCCTGTTTGCGGTCGTCGTCACGCCGCGTGAAGAAGAGCCTCAGATCGTCGTCCCCATGGCCGACGTCTGGCTGCCCTTTCCCGGCGCCTCCGCCAAAATTGTCGAAGAGCAGCTGACCAAGCCCTTCGAGCGCAAGATCTCCGAAATCAAGGGCGTGGAGTACGTGTATTCGATCTCGCGGCCAGGGGGCGCGCTGATCATCGTCCGCTTCTACGTCGGCCAGCAGATGGAGCAGAGTCTGGTCGATCTCTACGATAAGCTGATGTCGAATCAGGATCTGTTGCCACCGGGGGCCGAACCCTTTGTGGTCAAGCCGAAGGACGTGAACGATATCCCGATTGTGACGATCACCCTGTCGAGCGAACAGTATGGCGAATTCGAACTGCATCAATTGGCCGAGCAGGTGTTGGAGGAAGCCAAGAAGGTTGCCGGCACATCCGGGGGCTTCATCGTCGGCGGTCGGGCGCGAGAGCTGCGGGTGCAGATAGACCCCGCAAGGGTGAAGGCCTATGGGCTGACCCCCTTGCAAATCGCGGCGGTCATTCGCGGGGAGAATCGAGCCTTGCCGACGGGCCGCTTCGACAGCCGCAATCAGAACTTCCTTGTGGAGACCGGTCGGTTCATTCGGTCGCGCGAAGACCTGGAAAGCCTGGTCGTCGGAGTGAGCGATCAACGACCGGTCTATCTGCGGCAAGTGGCGGAGATCATCGACGGGCCGGCCGAAGCGACGAACTATGTCTGGTTCGGTCTCGGTGCCGGTGATGCCTCGTCTGATCCCTCTCGACGGACGTCTCACGAGTCCCCGGCTGTGACCGTGGCCATTGCCAAACAGGGTGGCGTCAACACGGTGACCGTCGCTGAGCAGGTCATCCGCAAGGTCGAAGACATGAAAGGAGTGACAGTTCCGTCGGATGTCCGCGTTACCATCACGCGCGATTACGGGGAGACCGCGCAAGAGAAGGCCAACGATCTGTTGTGGCACCTGCTCATCGCCGTCGTCGCCGTGGTCCTCTTCCTCGGCGTTGCGCTCGGACCGCGCCCTGCCCTCGTCGTGTCCGTCACGATTCCGCTCACCCTGGCCTTGACGCTGTTTACGTCCATGCTCATCGGCTACACGATTAACCGAGCAACGCTCTTCGCCCTGATCTTCTCCACCGGCATTCTAGTGGACGACGCCATCGTCGTCGTCGAGAACACGTATCGACACCTGCGGCTGCGCCTTCGTCCCCATGATGAAGCGGCTATCTATGCCGTCGATGAAGTTGGAAATCCGACGATTCTGGCGACCTTCACCGTCATCGCTTCGCTCCTTCCGATCGCGTTCATATCCGGTTTGATAGGCCCCTACATGAGGCCGATTCCCATCAATGCCTCCATCGCCATGTTCTTTTCCCTGCTCGTCGCCTTCGTGGTGATTCCGTGGTTCTGCCGAACCTGTTACCGTCCAGGGGTTGCCGTCAAAGGCGTTGATCACAAGGAAAATGAAACGGGCTTAACGGCGCACTTCTATCGCTGGGCGCTCTCACGGTTGTTGCTCCGGCGGTACTTAGCTTATTCCTTCTTGAGCGTGATCACCCTCCTGCTGGTCGGATCATGCCTCTTGTTTTACACGCGTCACGTCGTCATGAAAATGCTGCCGTTCGACAACAAAAGCGAGATCCAGTTGGTGATCGATATGCCGGAAGGGACGACGTTGGAGGAAACCGCCCAGGCCGCTAAGGCTCTGACGCGATATGTCCGCACCCTTCCAGAGGTGCGGGACTACCAGGCCTATGTCGGCACGGCCTCCCCCTTCAACTTCAACGGCCTGATGCGCCACTACTTTCTGCGGTCGTTGCCGCACGAGGCGGATATTCAGGTCAACTTGGTACCAAAGGCTGAACGGCGGACTCAGAGCCATGACACCGCACAGCGGATTCGTCCCTCTATTCAAGAGATCGCGCGTCAGTATGGCGCGAATATCAAGGTCGTTGAAGTGCCGCCGGGTCCGCCCGTGCAATCGGTGTTGGTGGCGGAAATTTACGGTCCCGAGTATGGGCGGCAACTTGCCGTTGCGAACGAGGTTCGAGCATTGTTCGAGTCTACGCAGGGGGTTGTCGATGTAGACGACTCTGTCGAGGCGGATCAGGTGAAGTACGTCTTCACGGTCGATCAGGCGAAAGCGGCGCTCGTCGGAATTTCTTCCGAGGAGATTGTATCCACGTTGCACATGGCATTGGAGGGAACGAAAGTCGGGCTCGTCCATACTCCCCGGGAGAAGAGCCCGGTGCAAATCATGCTGCGCCTTCCCCTGGCGGAGCGAACGGGGCTCGAACATCTCGGGGAACTCGGATTGAGGACGAAGAACGGCGGGATCGTCCAGCTCTCCGAACTGCTCACGGTCGAACGGACGGTGCAGGACAAAGCCATTTACCATAAGAACCAAAAACCCGTGGTGTATGTGACGGCCGACGTGGGAGGACCTGGCGCGGAGAAGGCGGAGAGTCCCGTGTACGGCGTGCTCGGAGTTGGGAAGAAACTGAAAGACTATCGGCCGATCGAAGGATATCGGATCGAACAACACTACGTCTCCCAACCCTGGTCGGAAGATAAGTTCGCGATGAAATGGGACGGGGAATGGCAGATCACCTATGAGACATTCCGCGACATGGGCATCGCCTTTGCCGTGGCGATGTTGCTGATTTACCTCCTGATCGTCGGGCAGTTCCAATCCTTTCTCACTCCGCTGATCATCATGGCTCCGATTCCACTCACGCTGATCGGCATTCTACCGGGGCATTGGCTGACAGGATCATATTTCACGGCCCCGTCGATAATCGGCTTCATCGCGCTCGGCGGCATCATCGTTCGGAACTCGATATTGCTCGTGGATTTCATCCAGCTTCAAGAGCGTACGGGTGTTCCATTGCTGGAGGCGGTCATTAAGGCCGGCGCGATCCGTACCAGACCGATCCTCTTGACGGCCGCCGCGCTCATGGTGGGCGCCTTCGTGATCATATTCGATCCGATCTTTCAGGGGCTGGCTGTATCCCTCCTTTTTGGCGTAGGGGCTTCGACGTTGCTCACGTTGTTCGTGATCCCCTTGCTCTACTACCGCATTGTTGGACAAGCGCCCCAATCGGGCCGCCCTTCCGCGGACATTGCGATGGGAAACGGAGCAGCGGTGATCCATCACGTGCAAGCAGAGGGAGTATCGGTCTGA
- a CDS encoding efflux RND transporter periplasmic adaptor subunit, producing the protein MIATRCLILTTFLLVGCGSKGEPVTAVVSAASQEAIQAEVVEVKHTPVPIRIEVTGQVVATFQAALSSRIQGTIDTVFVREGMPVARGQTLIQLDNRDVRADLARASAEVENTKAQLDRMNQLYTQDAVSKQETENATRAYKVAEANRTTALAQLSYTIVKAPFDGIVTEKMVEAGELASPGQLLLKMENPRQLRLKATVAEGDLRSVSLGDKISVVIDALDERALDGVVGQILPAGDSQTHTFTVKVDLPAEPGLKTGMFGRFQLDKGTSKTILVPGTAVVERGELTSVFAVGSDQIGRLRWVKVGRRLDQQVEILSGVHVGESVLLDATRGIDGMAVKIVDTTASPAVPTPCTVSCQSPWSKGGSSVAQVSDSGLSYVKPSTQ; encoded by the coding sequence ATGATCGCCACACGATGCTTAATCCTCACGACGTTTCTACTGGTCGGTTGCGGATCCAAGGGGGAACCAGTTACGGCAGTGGTTTCAGCCGCTTCACAGGAGGCGATTCAGGCTGAGGTCGTCGAGGTCAAACACACTCCGGTGCCGATTCGAATTGAAGTGACCGGTCAGGTGGTGGCGACCTTCCAGGCTGCGCTATCCAGCCGTATCCAAGGAACCATCGACACCGTGTTTGTTCGAGAGGGCATGCCGGTCGCCAGGGGACAGACGCTTATTCAGCTGGATAACCGCGACGTACGGGCCGACTTGGCGCGCGCCTCGGCGGAGGTGGAGAACACCAAGGCACAGCTCGACCGGATGAACCAGTTGTACACCCAAGATGCAGTTTCAAAACAAGAGACGGAGAACGCGACTCGTGCCTACAAGGTGGCGGAAGCCAACCGTACGACAGCGCTTGCCCAGCTGAGTTATACGATTGTCAAGGCGCCGTTCGACGGCATTGTCACCGAGAAGATGGTGGAAGCAGGTGAATTGGCTTCGCCGGGGCAGCTCTTGTTGAAGATGGAAAATCCCCGGCAACTACGGCTTAAGGCGACGGTGGCGGAGGGAGACTTGAGGTCGGTATCTCTCGGAGACAAGATTTCTGTGGTGATTGACGCCCTGGATGAACGAGCGCTGGACGGCGTCGTCGGTCAAATTCTGCCGGCCGGCGATTCGCAAACCCACACGTTCACCGTGAAAGTGGACTTGCCTGCTGAACCGGGGCTGAAAACCGGCATGTTCGGACGATTCCAATTGGATAAAGGAACGAGCAAGACGATTCTCGTGCCAGGGACCGCCGTCGTCGAACGCGGTGAACTCACGAGCGTCTTTGCCGTTGGCTCGGATCAGATCGGCCGCCTTCGCTGGGTCAAAGTCGGTCGGCGGCTCGACCAACAGGTCGAAATCCTGTCCGGTGTGCATGTCGGCGAGTCCGTGCTGCTCGATGCGACCCGCGGTATCGATGGCATGGCAGTCAAGATCGTCGATACGACAGCCTCACCAGCCGTTCCGACACCCTGTACCGTGTCTTGTCAGTCACCTTGGTCAAAAGGTGGGAGTTCTGTCGCTCAGGTTTCTGATAGCGGGCTCTCTTACGTGAAACCTTCAACTCAATAA